A single window of Methanosphaera sp. DNA harbors:
- a CDS encoding tRNA (cytidine(56)-2'-O)-methyltransferase — protein MITVLRLDHRLGRDTRITTHVCLTARAFGADKVILSGERDKHIIESAESVVENWGGDFKVEYDPAAMKVIKEHKRNGYEIIHLTMYGKHVEDVIPEIRDNGRDKLIIVGGSRVPTEVYELADWNLSVTNQPHSEVAALAMCLHYMMDGEELNKTYTDGKMQIVPNNEHKEVVKKE, from the coding sequence ATGATAACAGTTTTAAGATTAGATCACAGATTAGGAAGAGATACAAGAATTACAACACATGTTTGTTTAACTGCTCGTGCATTTGGTGCAGATAAGGTAATTCTTAGTGGAGAAAGAGATAAGCATATCATAGAATCTGCAGAAAGTGTTGTTGAAAACTGGGGAGGAGACTTTAAAGTTGAATATGATCCTGCTGCAATGAAAGTAATTAAGGAACATAAAAGAAATGGATATGAAATCATACACCTTACAATGTATGGAAAACATGTAGAGGATGTAATTCCAGAAATCAGAGATAATGGTCGAGATAAACTCATAATTGTTGGTGGATCAAGAGTACCAACAGAAGTATATGAACTTGCAGATTGGAACTTATCAGTTACAAACCAGCCACACTCTGAAGTTGCAGCACTTGCAATGTGTCTTCATTATATGATGGATGGTGAAGAATTAAATAAAACATATACTGATGGAAAAATGCAGATTGTTCCAAATAATGAACATAAAGAAGTAGTTAAAAAAGAATAA